In the genome of Spea bombifrons isolate aSpeBom1 chromosome 11, aSpeBom1.2.pri, whole genome shotgun sequence, one region contains:
- the CHST3 gene encoding carbohydrate sulfotransferase 3 → MKGPKIFSHPDKTLDFLSAMDKLQSMPMDFRDMQRTLRMKAKYAFFLGFVVVLVIIEKENNIISKVSDKLNLKQMQQNLFDANSTDSNGLYMENGSLVSLSELDSAFSKFRSRLVNVTLEYGGNNPFYGENHKRPRRHILLMATTRTGSSFVGEFFNQQGNIFYLFEPLWHIERTVSFESIGANAVGSAIIYRDVLQQLLLCDLHILESFISPPPENHLTRFMFRRGSSKVLCEDPVCTPLVKKAFEKYHCKNRRCGPLNLTLAMEACVNKEHVAVKAVRIRQLEFLRTLVEDPRLDMRIIQLVRDPRAVLASRMVAFSGKYEPWKKWALEGAAPIPEDEVQKLRGNCENIRMSAELGLRQPEWLRGRYMLIRYEDIARFPLEKAKEMYRFAGISMTPDVVDWINKNTQASQDSNGIYSTQKNSSEQFEKWRFSIPFKLAQVVQDVCKPAMELFGYKLASDLETLTNRSISLLEERVNFWVT, encoded by the exons ATGAAGGGGCCAAAGATATTCTCCCATCCAGACAAAACATTGGATTTTCTCTCTGCCATGGATAAATTACAGAGTATGCCCATGGACTTCCGGGATATGCAGAGAACACTCAGAATGAAGGCCAAATACGCATTCTTCTTGGGTTTTGTGGTGGTCCTAGTCATCATtgagaaagaaaacaacatcATCTCAAA AGTGTCTGACAAACTAAATTTGAAGCAAATGCAGCAGAACCTATTTGATGCCAACAGTACAGACTCTAATGGCCTCTACATGGAGAATGGCTCCTTGGTATCCCTTAGTGAATTAGATTCCGCCTTCTCAAAGTTCAGGAGCCGACTGGTGAATGTCACATTAGAATATGGAGGGAACAACCCATTCTATGGAGAAAATCACAAAAGGCCTCGTAGGCATATTCTCCTTATGGCTACCACGCGCACAGGCTCCTCTTTTGTAGGTGAATTCTTTAACCAACagggaaacattttttatctgtttgaGCCTCTCTGGCACATTGAGAGGACAGTGTCATTTGAATCAATTGGGGCTAATGCAGTAGGTTCAGCAATTATATACAGAGATGTTCTTCAACAGCTTCTCTTGTGTGATCTTCACATCTTGGAGAGCTTCATCTCCCCACCACCTGAAAATCATCTTACTAGGTTTATGTTCCGCAGAGGTTCCAGTAAGGTCTTGTGTGAAGACCCAGTCTGTACCCCGTTAGTGAAAAAAGCTTTTGAGAAATATCACTGCAAAAATCGCAGGTGTGGTCCTCTAAATCTCACTTTGGCAATGGAGGCCTGTGTAAATAAGGAACATGTGGCAGTTAAAGCAGTACGAATCCGTCAGCTAGAATTCCTGCGTACTCTAGTTGAAGATCCCCGTCTAGACATGAGGATCATACAGTTAGTACGTGATCCTAGAGCTGTCCTGGCATCTCGTATGGTTGCTTTTTCTGGCAAGTACGAGccatggaaaaaatgggcactagAGGGAGCGGCCCCTATTCCTGAAGATGAAGTCCAAAAGTTAAGGGGGAACTGTGAAAACATCCGCATGTCAGCAGAATTAGGCTTGAGGCAGCCAGAATGGCTCCGTGGACGCTACATGTTGATACGATATGAAGACATTGCAAGATTCCCTCTTGAAAAAGCCAAAGAGATGTACAGGTTTGCTGGGATCTCTATGACCCCAGATGTGGTGGATTGGATCAACAAAAACACTCAAGCCTCCCAAGACAGCAATGGCATATATTCTACACAAAAGAACTCTTCAGAGCAGTTTGAGAAGTGGCGTTTTAGCATACCTTTCAAATTAGCCCAGGTTGTCCAGGATGTCTGTAAACCTGCAATGGAGTTGTTTGGCTATAAGCTGGCAAGTGATTTAGAGACACTAACTAACCGATCCATCAGCCTGCTTGAAGAAAGAGTTAATTTTTGGGTTACGTAA